Sequence from the Maribellus comscasis genome:
ACATTTTAATCCGGAACAATGGGCAGATGTTTTTAAAAAATCGGGGGCAAAATATATCGTTCTGACTTCAAAGCATCACGAAGGTTTCACACTGTGGCCCAGCGAACAAAGCTGGAACTGGAACAGTGTTGATGTTGGCCCGCACCGCGATTTGTGCGGAGAGTTAACAAAAGCAGTTAAAGATGCCGGTCTTCACATGGGATTTTATTACTCACTTTACGAATGGTACAACCCGCTTTACAAAAGCAATTTTGAAAAATATGTAGACGACCATATGTTTCCGCAAATGAAAGATTTGGTTAACCGTTACGAACCCGACGTATTTTGGACCGACGGAGAATGGGACTACCCAAGCGAAAAATGGAAAAGCACCGATTTTCTTGCCTGGTTATATAACGAGTCTCCGGTTAAAGAAACCGTTTGTGTAAATGATCGCTGGGGAAAAGAAACCCGGGGAGTTCATGGCGGATTTTATACAACGGAGTACGATTTGGTTCACGACCAGGAGGGGGTGGGTGAAACCACTCGTCCCTGGGAAGAGTGCCGTGGAATAGGAACTTCTTTTGGTTATAACCAGGTGGAAGATTTGGATAATTACATGACTTCAGATGCATTAATTGATCTACTGGTTGAAAAAGTTGCAGGAGGAGGAAACCTTTTACTTGATATCGGGCCAACAGCTGACGGAAGAATACCGGTAATTCAGCAACAAAGACTGCTGGATATCGGGAAATGGCTCGACATAAACGGAGAAGCCATTTACGGAACACGAAAATGGGATGGCGCCGAAAAAAATACCGGGGAAAATATTTACTTTACACAAAAAGAAAATGATTTGTATGTTATTTGTACAAAATTCCCAGAAAAAACCGTTACAATAGAAGGAATCAATAAAACAGGGAATGTAATAATGTTGGGAGCTGAAGGAAATATAAAAACAAAAAAATCAGGAAATAAACTTATTATCTCTTTACCCGATATTACACCCTTAAATAATCCAAGCGAATATGCATGGGTTTTCAAAATCGAAAATATTTTATAATCAAATAAATTACAAACTATGAGCAAAATAGAGCAATTCTTAAAAGCACACAAACTGTCGGCTTCATTTTTAGACATGAAGTCAATAACCGATAATTTTATTGCAGATATGAAAGGTGGCCTCGAAGGCGAAAAAAGTTCCCTGATGATGATTCCTACCTATATCGGGGCCGAAGGAAGTATCAAACCCAATGAACCGGTGGTTGCCATCGATGCGGGAGGAACAAATTTCAGGGCAGTGAAAATGTCGTTTGACGATAAAATGAATTTGGTGACTGAAAACCTTCAGCAAAGAAAAATGCCTGCCGTTGACGAAGAATTATCAAACAAAGAATTTTTTGCTACATTGGCCGCATACCTCACACAATATAAAGAAGTATCAGATAAAATAGGTTTTTGCTTTTCCTATGCTGTAGAAATCTATCCAAATAAAGATGGAAAGCTACTGGAATGGAGTAAAGAGGTAAAAGCCCCCGAAGTTATCGGGCAAATGGTTGGCGAAAACCTGCTTCAGTCCATGGGAACACCCAACAAACAAATTGTTCTGATGAACGACACTGTATCGACACTGTTGGCTGGTCAGGCTGCAACTGCGGGGCAGGAATTTGATACTTATCTTGGATTTATTCTGGGTACCGGAACAAATGTTTGTTACATCGAAAAAAATGCAAACATTACCAAAACACCAAACCTAAATCAAAATGAAAGTCAGATTATCAATATTGAATCCGGTAATTTTGATAAAATGCTTCGTACCGATATTGACATCGCCTTTGACAATACAACCAAAAACCCGGGAAGATATTCTTTTGAAAAAATGATCTCGGGTGGTTATTTTGGAGGACTGTGTACAACAGCGCTTAAAACAGCAGCCAACGAAGATGTATTTAGCGCCGAAACAAAAGTAAAACTGAAAAATGTAGGCGAGTTTACATCGGAAGAGGTAAATAAATATGTATGCGGAATTGAACTCAAAACAAATCCGTTGACAGACGTTTTTGTAACAGAAGAAGATGCTGCAGCCGCTGCTGAAATCATCAATGCCATGATTCAGCGTTCAGCCAAACTTACTGCTGCCAGCCTAGCCGCTGTTATTCTGAAAACCGGAAAAGCCAAAACTCCGGAGAAACCTGTTTTAATGACCATTGAAGGAACAACCTTTTATAAAATGAATAACTTCAGGATTCTGTTCGAAGCATTTTTGCAGGGATTTCTTTCAGGCGAAAACAAAAGATATTACGAAATCGTGGAAGTTCCTAACTCCAGCCTTATTGGAGCCGGAATTGCCGCGCTTGTAAACTAGTAATTATTGCAGAGACATCAGTTCTCAGGTTGGTGTCTCTGTTCTTTCTCCTCCCCTTATTTATTTCATCTTTAACCTTAGCTCCGAGGAATGTTCATATGTAACAAAACCTATTGACAATAAAATCGATAGGGTTTGTCATTTTTAAGAAAAAGCCGGAAAAAGGTCTAAATCACCAAAAATCAGGGTAATACCTATTATCTAATGAAATGAGCCTTAAGTTCACTATACTCCTCAAGCCTTTTCATTGGTATATCGGCATTAACTATTTTAATCTCAAAATTTCGATTAAAGCTCATTTTGAAACAGAATTGGTATTACTACGTATTTGGCAAGCTTTGGCTGTAATATAATATATATTTAATTGTATCATAGCGTAAAGACAATATTTATTTATTTGACTATAAGCATATTATATCACAGAGAAAAAGGTAACCCCTAAAATTGAATGTTTTTAGACATTCGATTTTTAAGAAAATTAATAATCTGCTATAAATCAAAACATTATTCAAATTGAAATATATAATCAACAAATAAAATCTTTGGCGATTTTTGACTTTCTAATTTTTCTATTTTATATTTATAATATCAATAAAAAACCCTCTGTCTTCGTACCCCGAAAACAGGACGCAAAAAACCAAAAAGTGAAAACCTTAACTCTCACAGGAAAAAACAAATTCGTTGGGTAAGCCTCCCCGGGGGCAGTTCCATTCGTTACTTTGTTCCCGGCCCGGGGATGTAATTCAGGCTTCGTAAAGCCCGTTGCGAAGTTAACAGGTTTTAGTAAAAAAACTACCATCCGGGACACACTTTTACAAACTGGCAGTTGTAAAAAGTCGGGGTTTGCTGAAGTATTAACACTTAAATTCTAAAATTATGAAAGAATTGAGTTTTGAAAAGATGGAAAAAACTACAGGGGGACTATCTTGTTTCTATTCGATACCAATTTGGTTACTGACCAGAACTACAATGCCTTCAGCAATTTCTATATGGGGTGACGTGTTTGATATTTATTGCAGAATAACATAATAATTTAATAAAATGAAAAAAATAAACTTATTCCAAATGGAATCAATAAAAGGAGGAGGACACAATAATTCATGTAGATTTCTGGGAGGTGTTTGGCTTACAGGCTTATTATCTGTAGGACTTACAGGAGGCATGGGAATCGGCATTGCTACCGGTGCTTGGGCAGGAGCAGTTGTCTACGGATGTTTTGATTGAATAAATAGGTATTACAGCATGTATCTCATTGCTGTAATACCTAAATTATTGTTTGTCTCAAATCGTAAATATTGTTTCCAAAATTGTAGTTCAGTGCTAAATTAATAAATGTTTTATTTTATGTACATAAATAACGATGGAAAAAATCATGAAAGAAAAAGTAATTACAAAACTTAATCGGTATAAGATTAATTATAAGGAAAGTGGAAAAAGTGTAGTGATAAATCTTGGCTTGAACCAAGAAATCATAATTTTATTTTTAGATAACGAAAAAATAAAAATCACAGATAAGTTACGGGGTTGGAATTTACTTTCAGGGATGTTGGAGGTAAGTTTAAAAAAAGTAATGATTCTACAATTCATTTTTGTAGTAATCACCTGTGCTCTTCTATTCATTATACTTTATTACACAGGTTTTGATTTCAATACGATGCTTAATATTATAACATTAGTTGCAATTTTCAACTGGGGCTACGTAATATACTGGACTAATTATTATCACGTTAAAGCCGAAAATTTCAAAAGTATGGTCATGAATTGGATAGAAAACGACTTAATTAAATAGAAATAGGGTTGTTGTGACCATATGAAGTATCTAAATCAATTTTGCTTTTTGAGTTTCACGTTATTCTTAACATTTATTATTACAAATGAATGAATATCTTATACAATCTAATGGGTGGAAAACGTATATTATATTGTCAGTATTATCTATTTTGATTACATACGCTATTAATTCCATTTTCTTAACGACTGATTTATATTATCAGTTGTTTGGAGAAAGGCTTGCGTTTGAACGAATTGATGACATGTTAAATATCCATAAAAGATGGCAAGGGGTCAGCTATATTATTTTACCTTTTTTTGTTCTTTTGAGAGCGTTTTATACTAGTATTTTCCTTTATACTGGAATATTCTTCACAGAACTGAAAATAGAATTCTGCAAGATAATAAAAGTTGCTTTGTTGTCTGATTTCATCTATATACTGGCTGGACTCGTCAAACTCATCATCCTTATTTTTTTTAAACAGGTCAACACTTTAGACGACTTACAATTTCAACCCTTCTCAATAATGGAGTTACTGAATAAAAACACGGTTGACCCGCTGTTTGTTTACCCGCTAAGTTTAATAAACATTTTTGAACTTGGTTATTTCCTCATACTGGCCTGGCTTTTAGTGGGTGTAATTAACGAAGCCAACGGAGAACGGCCTGTAAAATTTGGTAAATCGCTGCAACTGGTAACGACTTCCTATGGCAGCGGTTTATTACTTTGGGTGGTGTTGGTAATGTTTATAACCTTAAACCTGAGTTAGCCTATGAGAAAGTTTTACAAAGGCATTATAATTGCAATTATATCTGTTATAGGCGGATTCTTAACCTATCAGGTTATAGAAGACTATAGCGAAAAAAAAGAAGTCGAAAAACAGACTCAGATTTTACCTGACGCTTCATTTAATTCTTTATCCGGAATTCCGGTCAACCTCCATGATTTCAACCAAACCCAACCTTTGGTCATCATCTATTTTCACCCTGAATGCGAGCACTGCCAATATGAAGCGCAGGAAATCGGGCAAAATGCATACGCCTTTAATCATTGTCAATTGGTAATGGTTACACCCGACGATTCGTTGCAACGGGTGGAGAACTTTTGCTCGGATTACCATTTATGGGAACTGGATAACTGTGAGGTTTTACTTGATACAAAAAACCGGTTTCAAAAAGTTTTTGGAAAAGCCATAATACCCTCGGTTTATATTTATGCAACCAACAGAAAACTCATCACGCATTTCCTTGGAGAAACCAAATCCGAAGCAATTATTAATGCTACAAACAACACATTTACAAAGCACTAAAACAAAACATACTTTAAATCTTAATTATTAATCTTTAAACTCATTTATTATGACGCGATTTTTTTATGTTCTTGGCTTTTTACTGGCAAGCTTGCTAACCACAGCCCAAACTGACGATTTTGAAAACGACATTGAAAAACTTTTATCGATTAACGGAGGTTCGGCAGCTTACGATATGGCATTCGACCAAATGGTTGCCCAGTTCAAAATGATGAAAACCGACGCCCCTGACGAGGTGTGGCAACAGGTGCGTACAGAAGTTTTCGATACGGAAATTGAGGAATTGACCAAACAACTTATTCCGGTGTATAAAAAACACTTTACCCACGACGACATTAAAGAACTAATTGCTTTTTACGAGTAGCCATTAGGACAAAAAATGACTGACGCTACAGGTAAAATTTCAAAAGAAACCATGCAAATGGCTCAAACCAGGGGGATGCAGTTAGGTGGCAAAATCAATACGTTCTTGCAGGAAAAAGGATATTATTATATTATTTTCGAACAGACCCTCAAGGTGTATGAGCCCTTGGTGGTTTTTTAAAATTCAACTTTATGCCTTCTGATCTCAACATTCACCACATAAAACAAACCTTTGTAAAACAGTACAGCCAGTTTTATTGTGGCCTGGCATGCCTGGCATCCATTGTAAAGTATTACGGCGGTGAAACCACACAGGAAAAACTGCGGGAGCAAAGCGGCACCACCCTAAACGGTACAAGCCTTTTGGGCTTGTACCAGGCGGCGCAAAATCTGGGTTTTGATGTGGCCGGATATGAAGCTGAAACAAAAAACCTGAAAGAATTAAAAGAGCCGGTAATACTGCATATTTTAAAAGATGAAAAGCTGGAGCACTTTGTGGTTTGTTATGGTTTTGAAAATAGTAAATTTACCATCGGCGATCCCGGCTGGGGAATAACACAATACGCCGAAGAAGAACTGGCAGCCGTATGGAAAAGCAAAGCTTTGTTAAAACTCGTGCCCGGTAAAAATTTCGTAACCAAAAAAAATGAGTCCCAAAGCAAACGGAAATGGTTTTTACAACTGATTAAAGATGATTACCCGGTATTGGGAATCGCTGCTTTTCTTGGAATCGTAATTTCGTCGTTGAGTTTAGCTACGGCAATTTTTTCGCAAAAGCTAATCGACCAGATTCTACCTGGAAAAGATATCCGCACCCTTGTATTTGGAGTAATTATTTTTGGTACTATTTTGTTGGCAAGATCATTAATCAGTTATGTCCGTGGCATCTTCCTCGTGCGTCAAAGCAAGGAAATGAATACTCGGTTGATTTCAAACTTTTTTGGCAAACTGCTTTACCTGCCTAAACCTTTTTTCGACAGTACCTCAACCGGCGATATGGTAGCCCGCATGAACGATGCCCAACGTATTCAACGGGCGGTTGTCCAGTTGAGCAGCCAAGTAGTTATTGATGTGATGATAGTTTTGGTTTCCGCCGGTTATATCTTTTTCTATTCCGTTTCAACCGGTTTTATCAGCTTATTTTCCATACCCATTTTCGAGTTGCTGGCCTGGCGCTACAACCGCAGGGTAATTGCCGCACAACGTAATGTAATGCAATCGTATGCCGCCACCGAAAGTAAATACATCGATACCATTACCGGGGTAAAAACCATAAAAACTTTTCACCGCGAAAACCTGTTTGCCAAAGTGGTAAATACAGTTTACGAATTTTTTATGCAAAAAGTGTTTGAATTGGGTTTACTGGGAGCAAAAATCAACCTTTGGATTTCAGCCGCCAGCGCAATGCTGCTTACCGGCATAATTTCATGGTCTGCGTATCTCGTTTTAAACACCAAATCATGTTGGGACAGATGATGGCCATCATCACCCTGATCGGCAGCCTGGGGACATCAGTGGTAAATATTGCCATGGCAAATATTCAGTTTCAGGAAGCAAAAATTGCATTTGACAGAATGTATGAATTTGCATCGGCAAAACCCGAAACTGAATCCCAAAATAAAAGTAAAAAGTTCAGAACCGACAATTCCTCAACTTCATTAAACCAGTTACGTGTCGAAAATCTAAACTTCCGATTTCCGGGGAAAAGCCTTCTCCTGAAAAATATCAATTTCAATGTAAAAAAAGGAGAAATTATTACACTTTTTGGTGAAATTGGTTGTGGGAAAAGTACCTTGCTTTCCATTCTTCAACGGTTTCATTCATTTGAATCCGGGAAAATAAAAATTAATAACGAAAATTGGGATAACACTTCCCTATATCAATGGAGAGAAAAGGTTACTTCTGTTTCCCAACACGTGCAATTGTTTAACGGAACCATCCTGGAGAACATTTGTTTGGAAGAAAATCCGGATGCAGAGAAAGTAATTCAATTCTGTCAGGAATATGGTTTTCATTCCTTTATTATGGAATTTCAACAAGAATATGCAACTATTGTTAATGAAAACAGTACCAACCTGTCGGGAGGACAACGACAATTAATAGCGCTTGCCCGGGCGTTGTACAGCTATCCCCAGCTTCTGTTACTAGACGAAGCAACGGCTGCCATGGGGCGACGGACGGAACATTTTGTTATCGAACTGCTTCAACGCATAAAAACTGATATGACAATTATATTTGTCACCCATCGTCCTCAACTTGCCCGGTATACCGACAGAATTTATGTCATTGAAGATAAAACTGTTTCCGCAGTTGGAGCTCATGAAAAATTAATTCAAATAAACCAATTTTACAAAGATGCATTTCTGGAACTGGTAGACAATCAGGCCTAAAAATTATCTCACTCCTTTTTAAAAACCGCTTGATATTAAAAACGTCTTGATGTTTTTGGTGGTGGGTGAAGAGCAGGGAGCGGACAGCAGAACGTTAAGAGTTGAACGAAAAAATATCGTATCCCAACCAAGACCGCTAAAAAGTTACAAGGTCATTAATGACCAATGGCCAGTGACCAAAAATGAATGACCGTCAGCCAGAAGCCCATCGCCTTTCACACCAACTCAAACACCTCCGACTTTATCAAATCAAACAAAAACACGTGCTGAAAAAGCGATTCGAAATGATGGTTCATGACTTTATTAGGCAGGTTAAAATTCTTCACGCCTCGCAGGCGGTCGGTGGTAATCAGCAGCCAGTAATAATTGAGCCTTTGTTTTTGATACAATTTTAGTTTTTCGTCTTTTTTATGAATGGCTTTTTTGATATCGTCTACCACATCGTTGGAAATACCCAGATTATTGGAGCGTTCCCAAATGGACACCGTCAGCGCCGGGTGCCCAATAATTAGAATATTTTGAATGCCTTGAGGCAATTCGCCATCGTGTAAAGAAATCTGAAAAAAACTGCCGGGCTTTTTATTTTTTAAGGCCTGCCGAATAAGTTTTGCTGTTTGCAGCGACGCCATCATTTGGCGTTCACTTGTTATCAAAACTTCATCCGAAAACAAAAATTTCACAAACAAACGATGCGGATTTTCACGTTCGAAAATATGCTGAGCCAATTCGATAAAATGTTCCTGCTCCTTGTTCACTTCTGTTTGTCTTTCATCAGGTACACTTGCATTTCCGGGATTTAAACGGGTCAGTTCAATCCCAATTTTCTGACGATTCTTTTTCAGCGAGAGTATAAAATCCGGCGATTCCGCCGCATCCAGATTCCCTTTGGGGAAAGTTGGCAACTGTTCCCGGAAATAATGTACCAACAGAATTTCGAGTTGTTTTTTGAGTTCTTGCATATGTTTTTCAATGCTGTCCAAATTACGAAAGAAAAACGGGACAGAGGCATTTCTGTGAGGCTTTTCCATGCAAAAATGATTAGCTTTACATAAAAACCGATACGATGAGACAGCAACGATTTCTATCCGCCTTTGTTCTGTTTTTTTTCCTCCAAACAATAAGCTTCGCGCAGGAAACAAACCAACAAAGAGTCCTTGGAAACTGGAGCGGAAATATTGAACTTCCAACCGCAAAGCTGGGAGTTATTTTCAGAATAAGCGCAGAAGACGACAGCCTTTCCTGCAAAATGGATGTGCCATTGCAGGGGGCAGAAAACTTACCTGTTAGTAAAGTTTCGCTGGAAAAAGAAAAAATAATACTCACTGTAAAAATGATTCAGGGAGTTTATGAAGGTCAATTAAAAAACGACTCTACCCTTGAAGGAACATGGGAACAGCGGGGAGCAAAATTTCCGCTTACATTAAAGAAAACAAAAACCATTACCAAACTAAAAAGACCACAAACACCGCAAGGCCCGTTTCCCTATTTCTCAGAAGAAGTGGAGTATTCCAATCCGAAATCCGGTTTTCTACTGGCCGGAACGCTAACGATTCCTGAGGATACCAACAATTGCCCGGCAGTCATTTTAATTTCAGGCTCCGGTGCTCAGGACCGCGACGAAACCATTTTTCAACACAAGCCCTTTTGGGTCATTGCCGACTTTCTCAGTCGTAACGGAATTGCGGTTTTACGTGTTGACGACCGTGGAGTGGGTGGTTCTGAAGGCCATTTATCAGAGGCAACCAGTGAAGATTTTGCCGGCGACGTTATTGCCGGAATTGATTTTCTAAAGTCAAAAGATAGAATTAATCCGGAGAAAATTGGTCTCATCGGACACAGCGAAGGTGGGTTGATTGCGCCTCTTGTTGCCAGCCAAACGAAAGATGTTGCGTTTATTGTTCTTCTGGCAGGACCAGGAATTACGGGCGAACAAATTCTATATAAACAAAACGATTTGTTGCTGGCCGCAATGGGAATGGACCAAAATGCGATTGATAAAAATCGCAAATTACAGCAAGCCATTTTTAATATTATTCAGACAGAAAAAGACTCCGCCAAACAAATTGATCGGCTACAGCGTGCCTATTCCAACGGAATGTACCCAATGTTAAATGCAGAACAAAAAGTCGCAATTGATGCACAGGTTGCGGAAGTAAACAATGCCTGGTTTCGCTTTTTCCTCTCTTACGATCCGGCGCCAACATTAAAAAAAGTAAAGTGCCCGGTACTCGCGCTAAACGGAGCAAAAGACTTGCAGGTTCCGGCTAACATTAACCTGAATGCCATAAAAGAAGCGCTTAAAGAAGGAGGAAACACAAACTTCAAGACCATAAAACTGGAACAGCTGAACCACCTTTTTCAACAGTGTAAAACCGGTACCGTTTCAGAATACGGGGAAATTGAAGAAACCATTTCGCCGGAAGTTTTGGAAATAATAAAAAATTGGATTGACAGCGTTTCAAGGTAATCGAGGTTAATCTTCTTACAATTCCTGAGAATCTAATGCTTTTCCTTCTTTCTGAATTTATTTGTCGTTGGATATTTGTATTTTGGAGCTTCAAATCAAATTATGTCAACAAAAAAACGCATTCTCAACATCCTTTTTTGGTCGGTGGTTTCGGCTGCATTTATCGGGCCGGGAACCATCACAACGGCTGCCAAATCGGGCGCAGCATTTGGAAACGAATTACTCTGGGCTTTACTTTTTTCTACGCTGGCCTGTCTGTTATTACAGGAAGCCGCCGCGCGACTGACAATGGTTTCCGGGAAAAACCTGGGACAAGCCATTGTGGAACAGTTTAACGCCAGCAAATCAAAATGGCTGGTTTTGTCATTGGTTTTGGGCGCCATTGTTTTAGGGGCTGCCGCCTACGAAATGGGAAACTTACTCGGTGCTGTTGCCGGCTTTCAGTTGATCTTTAATTTGCCGTCCTACGTTTTGGTACTGATAATCGGAACTGTGGCAGCCGTAATTTTAAGTATTCCCTCACTAAAAATAATTTCCACGATTATGGGATTTTTAGTCGTAATTATGGGGCTCGGTTTTCTTATCACAGCTTTTCTCATCCAGCCTTCCTTTGCCGAAATTTTCAAAGGCGCCTTCGTTCCGCGTATTCCTTCGGAAACAGGGGCGGGCGTTCTGGTTCTCGGCCTGATTGGAACCACCATCGTTCCTTATAATTTATTTCTGGGATCTGGAATTTCATCACAAAAACAAAAGATAAAAGAAATGCGGTTTGGACTGGCCGTTGCGGTTCTGCTGGGCGGACTTTTCTCCATGGCAGTTTTAATTGTGGGCACCTCGGTTACCGGAAAATTTTCTTTTGAGGAACTCTCGCTGGCACTGCAGCAGCAAATGGGAATCGGCGGAAAATATTTGTTGGGATTTGGCCTTTTTGCTGCCGGATTTACATCCACCGTAACCGCGCCACTGGCCGCTGCCATTACGTTGAAAAGTTTGTTTGGAAATAAAAACCAAAAAAAATGGGAAGCCAAATCACTCAATTTTAAAATCGGATGGATAGTTGTTTTACTTGCAGGAGTTGCCTTTGCGGCAGGAAATGTAAAACCAATTCCGGCTATCATTCTGGCGCAGGCACTCAACGGTTTCCTGCTGCCTTTTATTAGTATATTTTTGTTTATCGTCATCAATAATTCGGGCATAACAGGAAAGGAAAATTCAAATCCGCTCTGGCTAAACATTTTAATGATTTTAGTAATTTTTATAACCTTGATTATCGGATTAAACAGCGCGGTAAAAGCGGTTTATTCGGCAATTACTTCAGGAAGTATTTCAGGAAATAAGTATCTTATTTTCATTGGGTTAATTTCGGCAGTAATTTCCATCTATATATGGATAAAAGCCCGCCGCAAGAATAATGACTAAAAAAATTTTATGAGCACAACATATTTTCAGCTTTTTGTGGATACAGGAGGAACATTTACCGATTGTATTGGAATGGACAACCAGGGAAACGAGTACCGGCAAAAAGTTTTAAGCAGTAGCAGTTTGCGGGGAACCATTAAAAGAAAGATCTCCGCTTCAGAGTTTGAAATTACGGAATCATGGAACCTGAAACGGAATATTTTAAGCGGTTTTTCATTTCGTTTACTCGGAACAGAATACGGCGATTTAAAAATTGAGTCTTACGATTTAAAAAATAAAATTCTTCACCTAAGTCAGGCAATTTCAAACTCAGAAGAAATTGAAGGAAAAAACTTTGAAATTACATCCAACGAGGAGGCGCCGGTTTTAGGAGCCCGACTGATTACTCAAACCGGATTAAACGAAACGTTTCCCGATCTTTCACTAAAACTGGGATCGACCAAAGGAACCAATGCATTGCTGGAAAGTAAAGGAGCAAAAACCTTGTTTGTTGTAACCCGCGGATTTAAAGATTTGCTCAAAATTGGAACGCAGGCACGCCCCGATATTTTTGCACTCAACGTTCAAAAAAGAAAACAAATTGCCGGGCACATTATTGAAATAAATGAACGTATTGATGCCAAAGGTACGGTTTTAAAAGAGCCCGACATTGAAAGTATCAAAAAGCAACTTCAGCCTTTTAAAAATCAAATTGAAGCGGTTGCCATAACTTTAGTGAATTCCTACATCAATCCGGCACATGAAAAGCTGCTGGCTAAAATTTTGAAAGAGGAAGGGTTCAAATTCATTTCTACTTCAACACAACTTTCTCCGCTCATCAAAATTCTGAACCGCGCAGAAACAACGGTTGTAAATGCCTACCTCTCCCCTATTATTCACAATTATGTAAATCGTATTTCTGAGAAAATTGGCGACCAGTCGTTTCAAATTATGACAAGTGCCGGCGGGCTGGTTTCTGCCGGGAATTTTTTTCCAAAAGACAGTTTACTCAGCGGCCCGGCAGGCGGTGTTGTTGGCGCAAAAAAGATTGGCGGCGAAAGTGGGTTTCATAAACTTATTACGTTCGACATGGGCGGCACCAGCACCGATGTGTCGCGTATTGACGGCGAATTTGACTATCGTTTTGAACTGGAAGTGGGCGATGCAAAGATTAACAGTCCTGCCATTGCCATTGAAACGGTTGCTGCCGGCGGAGGCTCCATTTGCGGATTCGACGGATACAAATTGTTTGTTGGCCCCGAAAGTGCCAGCGCCTTTCCCGGACCAGCATGTTACGGAGCAGGAGGTCCACTTACAATTACCGATATTAATTTGCTTTTACATCGCCTGGACACACGCCAGTTTGGAATTCCGGTTTTCCGGGAAGCCGCAGAAAAAAGACTAAAAGAATTGATTGAGCAGATTCAGGAAAAAACCGGAGTTAAAAGAAATCCGGGAGAAATACTGAATGGATTTATTGATATTGCCAATGAAATTATGGCCGGAGCAATTCGGAAGATCTCTATTTCAAAAGGTTACAATCCAAAAGATTTTGCGTTGGTTGCTTTTGGTGGTGCCGGTGGTTTGCATACCTGCGACATTGCTGAAATCCTGGGAATAAAAACCGTTCTTCTTCCCAAAGATGCAGGTTTGCTGAGTGCTTACGGAATTGGAAATGCCGCAGTAGAACGATTTGCTGAAAAACAAATCCTGAAGAATCTAAAAGAGATTCAGAATAAGATCACTGAATATTTTTCTGAAATTGAAATTGACGCAATCAAACAGC
This genomic interval carries:
- a CDS encoding Nramp family divalent metal transporter — protein: MSTKKRILNILFWSVVSAAFIGPGTITTAAKSGAAFGNELLWALLFSTLACLLLQEAAARLTMVSGKNLGQAIVEQFNASKSKWLVLSLVLGAIVLGAAAYEMGNLLGAVAGFQLIFNLPSYVLVLIIGTVAAVILSIPSLKIISTIMGFLVVIMGLGFLITAFLIQPSFAEIFKGAFVPRIPSETGAGVLVLGLIGTTIVPYNLFLGSGISSQKQKIKEMRFGLAVAVLLGGLFSMAVLIVGTSVTGKFSFEELSLALQQQMGIGGKYLLGFGLFAAGFTSTVTAPLAAAITLKSLFGNKNQKKWEAKSLNFKIGWIVVLLAGVAFAAGNVKPIPAIILAQALNGFLLPFISIFLFIVINNSGITGKENSNPLWLNILMILVIFITLIIGLNSAVKAVYSAITSGSISGNKYLIFIGLISAVISIYIWIKARRKNND
- a CDS encoding alpha/beta hydrolase family protein, which encodes MRQQRFLSAFVLFFFLQTISFAQETNQQRVLGNWSGNIELPTAKLGVIFRISAEDDSLSCKMDVPLQGAENLPVSKVSLEKEKIILTVKMIQGVYEGQLKNDSTLEGTWEQRGAKFPLTLKKTKTITKLKRPQTPQGPFPYFSEEVEYSNPKSGFLLAGTLTIPEDTNNCPAVILISGSGAQDRDETIFQHKPFWVIADFLSRNGIAVLRVDDRGVGGSEGHLSEATSEDFAGDVIAGIDFLKSKDRINPEKIGLIGHSEGGLIAPLVASQTKDVAFIVLLAGPGITGEQILYKQNDLLLAAMGMDQNAIDKNRKLQQAIFNIIQTEKDSAKQIDRLQRAYSNGMYPMLNAEQKVAIDAQVAEVNNAWFRFFLSYDPAPTLKKVKCPVLALNGAKDLQVPANINLNAIKEALKEGGNTNFKTIKLEQLNHLFQQCKTGTVSEYGEIEETISPEVLEIIKNWIDSVSR